ACACTGCAAAACAAGTTATTCTTAGCTACCGAAATTCATCACACATACCAAAGCTCTCTCTTAAAACGCCCACATTCACCCAGCCTGGTAGTTGGTAGATACATGTCCGCAAACCGTTAGCAACTAAGCCCAATGAAGATTTCATTGTAACTATCTACTATAATGTTTTGCTCTTCTTGTCATCATAATCTATTGAGTTAGGATGCTTGCTGATTTTTGCTCGCAATTTTAAACGCGGATACCTATGTatctaagtatatatatatatatatagtgaaaatatTGCAAGGCTATCCTCGAGGTAGGTAAAATTATCAGTAACAGTCCTTCTCAACGACGTGCCCAACAAGGGCTTGCACCTATGTttcaacgtaccaataccaaaaaaACAATAGAGTACTACAGAGAAAAACacattacattaattttatttttccaaataaGGTAAAAAATTGGAATTTGTTTAGGCTGTGCACATTTATGCCTAAGCCGCATATGCTCTGTTCCAGTTCAATGAAAGCGAGTTTTGGTATTATTAGATGCCTGGTGCTAAATAAGGCTATTTTTGCTAATATCGAGCTATATTTCATTATTTGTGTACTATATATAGCATCAATATCCTTTAAACCCTACTTAACTACCAAAATTTAGTAGGCAAACAAACGGCCCCAAAGAAACACACTTTAACCTAGTTGCCCAATATTGGAGTCAAAACAACAACGGCATATGTGTTGAAAACATTTTTAGTATACATTTTGAATACGCTCTACGTGTACATGTGCTCTATAATGCAGTATAAAGTGGACGACCACTCAATCCATATAGAAGCTATCCGACAAAAGGAGATGATGATAGTTTAATACTTCTACAAACATACAATGTGTTTAGACACTACGCTTTTTAAGACCAGGGCTGGAAAATTTTTCTGTGGCTACGTTTTTTTATCTCTGATCCAGCGAGTCATACTCCATTTTGTGCCACTCATCACTGGTAAAGACCCGTGCAAGGCCAGCTCATCTGCTTTGTTCGTAGGCATAACGTTATAGAACAACAATGCGTCTCCTTTTTTAGGGTTGACCTTGATATCTGGTTTAGGAAACCAAGTCTCACCTCCTAACTCGACATCCGATAAGTACATGAGAACAGTCATAATACGTTGTCCACGTTCGACTTGCTTCAACAAGTCATTGTTGAACCAGTCCATATGCGGCTTGTATTCTTCCCCATTCCTGTAACGAAGTAAATAAAAGATTTCACCATTTTCTTCTGGAACTCCTGTCCATTCCTCAATACGTCCTATACAAATCACGTCGACAATGAGAAATTCACTAAGTCAATATCGACTAAATCACAACCATAGAGAAATTAACGTATAAACGTCATTTTCAATCAATACAAACAAGCGTTAAAGCATTCTCGTCAAATCACTATCGATGTCTCCGCCCTCAATATACACCTGTCACAACTTAGTTCAAAAATCACTCCTTATCGACTAAAGATACTAAATTTATTTAATCTGTTTTATGTATACACTTTATACAATCCATTAAGATTGTCGAAATGAGACTACTTTTGACACACAATGGTATCTACTGCAGGCTGTGTTATTGTGAAAAACCGAAATTTACAAACGTATCACGTACTTGCAATATTTTTAATCAGTGGGGCAGTTTTGTGATCAGACAAAAATGCGCCATAGCTTGTCCTTGCCGGATTTAGGACAGGTTTTCCATCGTTACCAAGTACCATAGATCTTTTCAGTGATTCTTTGTTACCTGCTAGTTAAAAAACACTCAGAGTTATATTAATTGAACAAAACATGCTCTATTTGAGAATTAGTCTTACCTATCTCAACAATCTGGTCGCATTCACTTTCATCTAAGAAATTGTGAAAATGAAATATTCTCGGTTTCCAACTAACTACTTCGACGTTCTGTGCAAGACTCTAAAAGAATGAAGACCATTCGTTAGTTTTCATCTgtt
This sequence is a window from Schistocerca gregaria isolate iqSchGreg1 unplaced genomic scaffold, iqSchGreg1.2 ptg000720l, whole genome shotgun sequence. Protein-coding genes within it:
- the LOC126320393 gene encoding uncharacterized protein LOC126320393 isoform X2; its protein translation is MKSISKQAFAATAFSISAIILISFFYRLGKLSVDDVALTVLTSPQRSLAQNVEVVSWKPRIFHFHNFLDESECDQIVEIGNKESLKRSMVLGNDGKPVLNPARTSYGAFLSDHKTAPLIKNIARRIEEWTGVPEENGEIFYLLRYRNGEEYKPHMDWFNNDLLKQVERGQRIMTVLMYLSDVELGGETWFPKPDIKVNPKKGDALLFYNVMPTNKADELALHGSLPVMSGTKWSMTRWIRDKKT
- the LOC126320393 gene encoding uncharacterized protein LOC126320393 isoform X1 — protein: MKSISKQAFAATAFSISAIILISFFYRLGKLSVDDVALTVLTSPQRSLAQNVEVVSWKPRIFHFHNFLDESECDQIVEIAGNKESLKRSMVLGNDGKPVLNPARTSYGAFLSDHKTAPLIKNIARRIEEWTGVPEENGEIFYLLRYRNGEEYKPHMDWFNNDLLKQVERGQRIMTVLMYLSDVELGGETWFPKPDIKVNPKKGDALLFYNVMPTNKADELALHGSLPVMSGTKWSMTRWIRDKKT